In Desulfonatronum thiosulfatophilum, a genomic segment contains:
- the wrbA gene encoding NAD(P)H:quinone oxidoreductase: MKALIVYYSMYGHIHALAQGILEGVRQVPGAEVDLRRVPETLSDDILAKMGATEAQKKLQEVQVCTVDELVEADAIIFGTPTRYGNMCGQMRQFLDATVGLWAEDKLVGKVGSVFTSSATQHGGQETTILTFIPFLMHMGMITVGLPYSFKGQTRMDEITGGSPYGISTIVGPKGERMPSENELEGARFQGRHVAEIASKLFR; encoded by the coding sequence ATGAAAGCATTGATTGTCTATTACTCCATGTACGGCCACATCCATGCTCTGGCCCAGGGCATTCTCGAAGGAGTCCGTCAGGTTCCGGGGGCTGAAGTTGATTTGCGCCGAGTTCCGGAAACTTTATCCGACGATATTCTTGCGAAAATGGGCGCAACGGAGGCTCAAAAGAAACTTCAGGAAGTACAAGTCTGCACCGTGGATGAACTGGTCGAGGCCGATGCCATTATTTTCGGTACGCCCACCAGGTATGGGAACATGTGCGGCCAGATGCGACAGTTTCTTGATGCAACCGTAGGACTTTGGGCCGAGGATAAGCTGGTCGGGAAGGTGGGCAGCGTCTTTACTAGTTCCGCCACCCAGCACGGTGGCCAGGAAACCACGATCCTGACCTTCATCCCCTTCCTGATGCATATGGGCATGATAACGGTCGGACTTCCATACTCGTTCAAGGGACAGACGCGAATGGACGAAATCACCGGCGGGTCTCCCTACGGTATTTCCACCATTGTCGGCCCGAAAGGCGAGCGCATGCCCAGCGAAAACGAACTTGAAGGCGCCAGATTTCAGGGCCGCCACGTAGCTGAAATCGCCTCCAAATTATTTCGATAA
- the tsaA gene encoding tRNA (N6-threonylcarbamoyladenosine(37)-N6)-methyltransferase TrmO, with the protein MDITLTPIGFVDSPLKSLEDCPKQGLDGGPAARIVVASEYAAALEGLDSGMEVLVITWLHQAQRDTLKARARNNPDNPLTGVFALRSPNRPNPIGLHQVRIMRVDLEKGSLEVFPLEALDGTPVVDLKPVLEKNRSDVPDQGTPYGTPWGPRISAREGQLIKGMGRQAWERGLMAGLNGNISIRQGDAMVVTVSGCAKGRLQPGDLARVHLSSGNVLGPGQPSTEAALHRAVYSFQPKAHAILHVHPPYLLALSMNRTKGEMLDLPLFEADVWSRKMIRLAPLNPGCDDLAKQVGRAAMAYPAMFMEKHGLVCWGRDLNEALSLAEELESLARIVFLQSSMAKQT; encoded by the coding sequence ATGGATATCACGCTCACACCTATCGGCTTTGTCGATTCGCCCTTGAAAAGCCTTGAAGATTGTCCCAAACAAGGACTGGACGGCGGACCGGCAGCTCGGATTGTCGTGGCCTCCGAGTATGCTGCCGCCCTTGAAGGGCTTGACTCCGGAATGGAGGTATTGGTTATCACCTGGCTGCACCAGGCCCAGCGCGACACGCTGAAGGCCAGGGCCCGCAACAATCCGGACAATCCGCTCACCGGGGTCTTTGCGCTGCGCTCGCCAAATCGGCCAAACCCCATCGGGCTGCATCAGGTACGGATCATGCGGGTCGACCTGGAAAAGGGCAGTCTGGAGGTTTTTCCCCTTGAGGCCCTGGACGGGACTCCGGTTGTCGATCTCAAGCCGGTTCTTGAAAAGAATCGCTCGGACGTTCCGGATCAGGGCACTCCCTACGGCACTCCCTGGGGACCGCGAATCAGCGCCCGGGAGGGACAACTGATCAAGGGAATGGGGCGTCAGGCTTGGGAAAGAGGACTGATGGCCGGATTGAACGGAAACATCAGCATTCGTCAGGGTGACGCCATGGTTGTTACGGTTTCCGGCTGCGCCAAGGGGCGGCTGCAGCCCGGCGACCTGGCACGGGTTCATCTCAGTTCGGGTAATGTTCTCGGGCCAGGCCAGCCGTCGACGGAAGCTGCCCTGCACAGGGCCGTCTATTCCTTTCAACCCAAGGCCCACGCAATCCTGCATGTCCATCCGCCGTATTTGCTGGCCCTGAGCATGAACAGAACCAAAGGCGAGATGCTTGATCTTCCCCTGTTCGAAGCTGATGTCTGGTCCCGCAAAATGATTCGCCTCGCTCCTCTCAATCCGGGATGCGATGACCTGGCCAAGCAGGTTGGCAGAGCGGCCATGGCCTACCCGGCCATGTTCATGGAGAAGCACGGTCTGGTCTGCTGGGGACGCGACCTGAACGAGGCCCTCTCCCTGGCCGAGGAACTGGAAAGTCTGGCGAGGATCGTTTTCTTGCAGTCCTCTATGGCGAAACAGACGTGA